One genomic segment of Natrononativus amylolyticus includes these proteins:
- a CDS encoding archease — translation MSFELRDHTADIGVAATGDSLESAFAAVADGLAAASCDEVPAAPSSSETDASAEPFELSVAAESREALLFDYLDELIYLRDVRLELPADNAVTIRTEGDEWCLEGRARGVPLEEITAREIKAVTYSEMRLEDRDGEWEAYVVFDV, via the coding sequence ATGTCGTTCGAGCTCCGGGACCACACCGCCGACATCGGCGTCGCCGCGACGGGGGACAGCCTCGAGTCGGCGTTCGCCGCCGTGGCCGACGGACTGGCGGCCGCCTCGTGTGATGAGGTTCCCGCGGCCCCCTCGTCTTCGGAGACCGACGCGTCGGCCGAGCCGTTCGAACTCTCCGTCGCCGCCGAGAGCCGCGAGGCGCTGCTGTTCGACTACCTCGACGAGCTGATCTACCTGCGCGACGTTCGCCTCGAGCTCCCCGCCGACAACGCGGTGACGATCCGTACCGAGGGCGACGAGTGGTGCCTCGAGGGCCGCGCCAGGGGGGTCCCGCTCGAGGAGATCACCGCCAGGGAGATCAAGGCGGTGACCTACTCCGAGATGCGTCTCGAGGACCGAGACGGCGAGTGGGAGGCGTACGTCGTCTTCGACGTGTAG
- a CDS encoding DUF7519 family protein, which yields MSEITRRPTRIASVVAAGAAIVAVAAVAMGSLNATAIAVLGAGTLGAGLIRGHRLAVDVGSLFVFGGVVVSGIGSETVEPTMVATVATVVAWDLGQDSIDLGDQLGREAETARLEAVHVVSSLFVGLLAATLGYAVFAFAAGGQPAGAVVLLLLAACFVVMGLGSRG from the coding sequence GTGAGCGAGATCACGCGACGCCCGACGAGAATCGCGAGCGTCGTCGCCGCCGGCGCGGCCATCGTCGCCGTCGCCGCCGTCGCCATGGGCTCGCTCAACGCGACCGCCATCGCCGTCCTCGGCGCGGGTACTCTCGGCGCCGGCCTGATTCGGGGACACCGCCTCGCCGTCGACGTCGGCTCGCTGTTCGTCTTCGGCGGCGTCGTCGTGAGCGGAATCGGGAGCGAGACGGTCGAACCGACGATGGTCGCGACGGTCGCCACCGTCGTCGCGTGGGACCTGGGCCAGGACAGCATCGACCTGGGCGATCAGCTCGGACGGGAGGCCGAGACGGCTCGTCTCGAGGCGGTCCACGTCGTCTCGAGTCTGTTCGTCGGGCTGCTCGCCGCGACGCTCGGGTACGCGGTGTTCGCCTTCGCGGCGGGTGGCCAGCCGGCCGGCGCGGTCGTCCTCCTGTTGCTCGCGGCCTGCTTCGTCGTGATGGGACTCGGCTCGCGCGGCTGA
- a CDS encoding GNAT family N-acetyltransferase, translating to MSVNIDSRVVPPGSDEFVDEAWLLKEQIHDREGVLKQRWDFFADAYRRSTVHCYLHDRKLVGFAAVRRDGYILFLAVSPAHRGEGIGKRLVARVAEDHRTVTCHARTTNENALQFYEHLGFEIKRRIDNYYEDRGDAYYLKLGSDTGLTDRLSEFVRR from the coding sequence GTGAGCGTCAACATCGATAGTCGCGTCGTTCCGCCGGGCAGCGACGAGTTCGTCGACGAGGCCTGGCTGCTCAAAGAGCAGATCCACGACCGGGAGGGTGTGCTCAAACAGCGATGGGACTTCTTTGCGGACGCCTACCGGCGCTCGACGGTCCACTGTTACCTCCACGACCGCAAACTGGTCGGCTTCGCTGCCGTCCGCCGCGACGGTTACATCCTGTTTCTGGCGGTCTCTCCGGCCCACCGCGGGGAGGGTATCGGCAAACGGCTCGTCGCTCGGGTCGCGGAGGACCACCGGACGGTTACCTGTCACGCCCGAACGACCAACGAGAACGCCCTCCAGTTCTACGAGCACCTCGGCTTCGAGATCAAGCGCCGCATCGACAACTACTACGAGGATCGCGGCGACGCCTACTACCTCAAACTCGGCTCCGACACCGGCCTCACCGACCGGCTCTCGGAGTTCGTGCGGCGGTAG
- a CDS encoding RtcB family protein — protein sequence MTTFDADGITLERVREFVWEIPQEGDMRTPARVLASEALLEEISGDKTLEQLKNTTHLPGITKYALCMPDGHQGYGFPVGGVGALDAEDGCISPGAVGYDINCGVRMMRTNLTYDDLRGREEELVDSLFANVPSGLGGGGVVEAGVDTVDEILARGVDWALEHGHAVEEDLLHCEDEGMREGADPSKVSQKAKDRGKNQIGSLGSGNHFLEVQRVTDVFDAGVGEAYGLEEDQIVVLIHCGSRGLGHQTCNDYLRKIEQHHQGLLDQLPDRELAAAPAGSQLAGDYYGAMNAAINFAWVNRQLIMHRTRQVFERVFDRPWEEMEMELLYDVAHNIAKKETHTVDGEERELYVHRKGATRAFPAGHPEVPSAYRDVGQPVIIPGSMGAGSYVLCGGERSMELTFGSTAHGAGRVMSRTQAKKDYWGGDVQQELRDQQQIYVKAQSGATVAEEAPGVYKDVDEVVRVSDALGIGDRVARTFPVCNIKG from the coding sequence ATGACCACGTTCGACGCGGACGGCATCACGCTCGAGCGCGTTCGAGAGTTCGTCTGGGAGATCCCACAGGAGGGAGACATGCGGACGCCCGCCCGAGTGCTCGCGAGCGAAGCGCTCCTCGAGGAGATCAGCGGGGACAAGACGCTCGAACAGCTCAAAAACACGACCCACCTGCCCGGGATCACGAAGTACGCGCTGTGTATGCCCGACGGCCACCAGGGCTACGGTTTCCCCGTCGGCGGCGTCGGCGCGCTCGACGCCGAAGACGGCTGTATCTCGCCCGGAGCGGTCGGCTACGACATTAATTGCGGCGTCCGGATGATGCGAACGAACCTCACCTACGACGACCTCCGGGGCCGTGAGGAGGAGCTCGTCGACTCGCTGTTCGCCAACGTTCCGTCGGGACTCGGCGGCGGCGGGGTCGTCGAGGCCGGCGTCGACACCGTCGACGAGATCCTCGCTCGCGGGGTGGACTGGGCGCTCGAGCACGGCCACGCGGTCGAGGAGGATCTACTGCACTGCGAGGACGAGGGGATGCGCGAGGGGGCCGACCCCTCCAAGGTGAGCCAGAAGGCGAAGGACCGCGGCAAGAACCAGATCGGCTCGCTGGGTTCGGGCAACCACTTCCTCGAGGTCCAGCGGGTGACCGACGTCTTCGATGCGGGGGTCGGCGAGGCGTACGGACTCGAGGAGGACCAGATCGTCGTCCTGATCCACTGCGGCTCGCGGGGGCTTGGCCACCAGACGTGTAACGACTACCTGCGGAAGATCGAACAGCACCACCAGGGCCTCCTCGATCAGCTACCGGACAGGGAGCTGGCGGCGGCGCCCGCGGGCTCGCAGCTCGCCGGGGACTACTACGGGGCGATGAACGCGGCGATCAACTTCGCGTGGGTCAACCGCCAGCTGATCATGCACCGCACCCGGCAGGTGTTCGAGCGGGTGTTCGACCGCCCCTGGGAGGAGATGGAGATGGAGCTGCTGTACGACGTCGCTCACAACATCGCGAAGAAGGAGACGCACACAGTGGATGGGGAGGAACGCGAACTCTACGTCCACCGAAAGGGCGCGACGCGGGCGTTCCCGGCGGGCCACCCCGAAGTGCCGAGCGCGTACCGCGACGTCGGCCAGCCGGTGATCATCCCGGGCAGCATGGGCGCCGGCAGCTACGTGCTGTGCGGGGGCGAGCGCTCGATGGAGCTCACCTTCGGTTCGACCGCCCACGGTGCCGGTCGGGTCATGAGCCGCACGCAGGCCAAGAAGGACTACTGGGGCGGCGACGTCCAGCAGGAGCTACGGGACCAACAGCAGATCTACGTCAAGGCCCAGTCGGGGGCGACGGTCGCGGAGGAGGCCCCCGGCGTCTACAAGGACGTCGACGAGGTGGTTCGCGTCTCCGACGCCCTCGGCATCGGCGACAGGGTCGCCCGGACCTTCCCGGTCTGTAACATCAAGGGCTGA
- a CDS encoding DoxX family protein has protein sequence MFRGVSVRRRLSLTLLTTAALFVVAVGAASAHEEYVVDEEYDVGVAEFVGEALSDPAVVGPLLAGGLAVLAGAVGYLRFRPAPRDVAAFRLAMREYTEYVPWLLRISFGIPLIGAGFGGYFVSPAVDVQLRLLQVTLGFLLLFGLATRLVALASLAVYLVGAAVWPTLLLQLEFVGGLLAVALVGSGKPSADHVLGRVAGGPGTLYGRVDVVYDRGRRFRARVEPYERFLPTVVRVGLGATFVYLGVTQKLLQPGLALAVVDRYDLTAVIPASPELWVLGAGVAETALGLALIVGVFTRAGAATAIGMFTLTLFALPDDPVLAHVALFGMASVLLITGGGPYAVDNRTEAVEDGLEEVAPTPTTEP, from the coding sequence ATGTTCCGCGGCGTGTCCGTCCGGCGACGCCTCTCGCTGACGCTGCTCACGACGGCCGCACTGTTCGTCGTCGCGGTCGGCGCCGCGAGCGCACACGAGGAGTACGTCGTCGACGAGGAGTACGACGTCGGCGTCGCCGAGTTCGTCGGGGAGGCGCTGTCGGACCCGGCCGTCGTCGGCCCGCTGCTGGCGGGTGGGCTCGCCGTGCTCGCGGGCGCGGTCGGCTACCTGCGCTTCAGACCGGCCCCGCGGGACGTCGCCGCGTTCCGCCTCGCCATGCGCGAGTACACCGAGTACGTCCCCTGGCTGCTTCGGATCTCGTTCGGTATCCCACTGATCGGCGCGGGCTTCGGCGGCTACTTCGTCAGTCCGGCCGTCGACGTTCAGCTCCGGCTGCTCCAGGTGACCCTCGGCTTCCTCCTGCTGTTCGGGCTGGCGACGCGGCTCGTCGCACTCGCCTCGCTCGCCGTCTACCTCGTCGGCGCCGCCGTCTGGCCGACCCTGCTGTTACAGCTCGAGTTCGTCGGCGGGCTACTCGCCGTCGCGCTGGTCGGAAGCGGAAAGCCGAGCGCCGACCACGTCCTCGGACGGGTCGCCGGCGGTCCGGGAACGCTGTACGGCCGGGTCGACGTCGTCTACGACCGTGGCCGCCGGTTTCGGGCACGAGTCGAGCCCTACGAACGGTTCCTGCCGACGGTCGTCCGGGTCGGCCTCGGCGCCACGTTCGTCTACCTGGGCGTCACCCAGAAGCTGCTCCAGCCGGGGCTCGCTCTCGCGGTGGTCGATCGGTACGACCTGACGGCGGTAATCCCCGCGAGTCCCGAGCTCTGGGTGCTCGGTGCCGGGGTCGCCGAGACCGCCCTCGGCCTCGCGCTCATCGTCGGCGTCTTCACTCGCGCCGGCGCGGCGACGGCGATCGGTATGTTCACGCTCACACTGTTCGCGTTACCCGACGACCCCGTCCTCGCCCACGTGGCGCTGTTCGGGATGGCCTCCGTGTTGCTCATCACCGGCGGCGGCCCCTACGCCGTCGACAATCGAACGGAGGCCGTCGAGGACGGACTCGAGGAGGTTGCCCCGACGCCGACGACCGAACCGTAG
- a CDS encoding DUF4129 domain-containing protein encodes MSRNDFLVRVVAAVVGIVAVAIAAATVRSPVEVGGDGGAGGSGTGDGHGPQAPASEPITGVESVPAFLEYLAYAVVIVLALALAWYLIFHRRGLVKMLAVYLAVALIILALVAALLHFGVADDLNMSQQPIEEPPEDGGEGGQPGDGDGEAETIPFGPLLGVLAIITMIFVGALVLSTERGGDEPVGAVVEAEPEENAGDAAAVAAAAGRAAERIEAEADIDNEVYRAWKEMTDLLEVPRPETSTPGEFAAAAVDAGLEREHVDELTRLFEDVRYGHSETTDEMEARAVAVLRRIEDEYAREHETERSRAGSGGVDE; translated from the coding sequence GTGTCCCGAAACGACTTTCTCGTCCGGGTCGTCGCGGCCGTCGTCGGTATCGTCGCGGTAGCGATCGCTGCGGCTACGGTGCGTTCTCCCGTCGAAGTAGGCGGCGACGGCGGCGCGGGCGGCTCCGGAACCGGCGACGGACACGGCCCTCAGGCGCCGGCGAGCGAACCGATCACGGGCGTCGAATCGGTCCCCGCCTTCCTCGAGTACCTGGCGTACGCGGTCGTCATCGTGCTCGCGCTCGCGCTCGCGTGGTACCTGATCTTTCACCGTCGGGGGCTGGTCAAGATGCTCGCCGTCTACCTGGCGGTCGCCCTGATCATCCTGGCGCTGGTCGCCGCGCTGCTTCACTTCGGCGTCGCCGACGATCTCAACATGAGCCAGCAGCCGATCGAAGAACCCCCAGAAGACGGCGGCGAGGGCGGCCAGCCGGGCGACGGTGACGGGGAGGCGGAGACGATACCGTTCGGCCCGCTGCTCGGCGTGCTCGCGATCATTACGATGATCTTCGTCGGGGCGCTCGTTCTCAGCACCGAGCGGGGCGGCGACGAGCCCGTCGGGGCGGTCGTCGAAGCCGAACCGGAGGAGAACGCGGGCGATGCGGCAGCCGTCGCCGCGGCGGCCGGCCGCGCCGCCGAACGCATCGAGGCCGAAGCCGACATCGACAACGAGGTCTACCGGGCCTGGAAGGAGATGACGGACCTCCTCGAGGTGCCGCGGCCCGAAACGAGCACGCCCGGCGAATTCGCGGCCGCCGCCGTCGACGCGGGCCTCGAGCGCGAACACGTCGACGAGCTCACGCGGCTGTTCGAGGACGTTCGCTACGGCCACTCGGAGACGACCGACGAGATGGAAGCCCGGGCGGTGGCCGTCCTCCGGCGAATCGAAGACGAGTACGCTCGCGAACACGAGACGGAGCGCTCGAGGGCCGGTTCGGGGGGTGTCGACGAGTGA
- a CDS encoding DUF58 domain-containing protein: protein MNVRRVALVLGVLTFAVALAALFGVVTINTTQGVIILVGLVATVGAVRPLYRRLDRRQHTGTPDPEHRVQVPVPGASLQSAVDQFRTETVGFTVTSQRITDGLHGAAVAVLTRFRGLSPAEARRQVDAGTWTDDEQAAAFLSPELEATPGSLRERLARRLDRRTGFRLGVRRTAAAVAAVGYAGLDDRERPEALPQYDAEDLENVVPQTTAERVDDVTERARRPTGYWAGIGAVALFAVGVGAASESPAVVLAGVVAIGYAGFAYALDAPTPKLSLERTLEPESPEPGDEVDVTLTITNESDALVPDLRLVDGVPSGLAVAEGSSRIGTTLRPNETVALEYTVVARRGRHEFDPVLAFTRDLSRSTEREFLLDCEGALSCEPVMRPTAVAVPLRTTAATFSGRLTTTDGGSGTQFHSVREYRRNDPLNRIDWNRHARTGELATLEFHEERAARVVVLVDSRKAAYLAPEPDAAHAVDRSVDAAGRIAASLLDSGDTVGLAAFGATARPGTDDTWEPCWLAPASGHHHRVQFQRLLTTHPQFSTVPPETTARWLFQLRVLQRRLSAETQILFLSPLCDYVSAEIARRLDARGHAVTVISPDPTAERTTSQQLARVARRIRQFDLQRAGIPVIDWRADETIDEAFTRANAGDRR, encoded by the coding sequence GTGAACGTTCGTCGCGTCGCGCTGGTTCTCGGCGTCCTCACGTTCGCGGTCGCGCTGGCGGCCCTGTTCGGGGTCGTGACGATCAACACGACCCAGGGGGTGATCATCCTCGTGGGACTCGTCGCGACCGTCGGTGCGGTTCGACCGCTCTATCGCCGGCTCGACCGCCGCCAGCACACCGGCACGCCCGATCCCGAACACCGCGTCCAGGTGCCCGTCCCCGGAGCGTCGTTACAGAGCGCCGTCGATCAGTTCCGGACGGAGACGGTCGGCTTCACCGTGACGAGCCAGCGGATCACCGACGGGCTCCACGGCGCGGCGGTCGCGGTCCTGACCCGGTTTCGCGGGCTGTCGCCCGCCGAGGCGCGCCGGCAGGTCGACGCGGGGACGTGGACCGACGACGAGCAGGCCGCCGCGTTCCTCTCGCCGGAGCTCGAGGCGACTCCGGGCTCGCTGCGCGAGCGTCTCGCTCGCAGGCTCGACCGGCGAACCGGATTCCGCCTCGGCGTCCGTCGAACCGCCGCCGCGGTCGCCGCGGTCGGCTACGCGGGACTCGACGACCGGGAGCGTCCCGAGGCGCTTCCGCAGTACGACGCCGAGGACCTCGAGAACGTCGTCCCGCAGACGACGGCCGAACGCGTCGACGACGTTACCGAGCGGGCGCGGCGGCCGACGGGCTACTGGGCGGGAATCGGCGCGGTGGCCCTGTTCGCCGTCGGCGTCGGTGCCGCGAGCGAGTCGCCCGCCGTCGTCCTCGCGGGCGTCGTCGCCATCGGCTACGCGGGGTTCGCCTACGCTCTCGACGCTCCGACGCCGAAACTTTCGCTCGAGCGAACCCTCGAGCCGGAATCGCCGGAGCCCGGCGACGAGGTCGACGTCACGCTCACGATCACCAACGAGTCGGACGCGCTCGTCCCCGATCTCCGCCTCGTCGACGGCGTGCCGTCCGGGCTGGCGGTCGCCGAGGGCTCGAGCCGGATCGGAACGACGCTTCGCCCGAACGAGACGGTCGCCCTCGAGTACACGGTGGTCGCCCGGCGGGGCCGCCACGAGTTCGACCCGGTGCTGGCGTTCACCCGCGACCTCTCGCGGTCGACCGAGCGGGAGTTCCTGCTCGACTGCGAGGGCGCCCTCTCGTGTGAGCCGGTGATGCGCCCGACCGCGGTCGCCGTCCCGCTCCGGACGACCGCGGCGACGTTCTCCGGTCGGCTGACGACGACCGACGGGGGCTCCGGAACGCAGTTTCACTCCGTTCGCGAGTACCGTCGGAACGATCCCCTGAACCGGATCGACTGGAACCGCCACGCCCGGACCGGCGAGCTCGCTACCCTCGAGTTCCACGAGGAGCGGGCCGCCCGCGTGGTGGTGCTCGTCGACTCCCGGAAGGCGGCGTACCTCGCCCCGGAGCCGGACGCGGCCCACGCCGTCGACCGATCGGTCGACGCGGCCGGACGGATCGCGGCCTCGCTGCTGGATTCGGGCGACACGGTCGGACTGGCGGCGTTCGGCGCGACGGCTCGTCCCGGCACGGACGACACCTGGGAACCGTGCTGGCTGGCACCCGCGTCGGGCCACCACCACCGGGTGCAGTTCCAGCGGCTGCTGACGACCCATCCGCAGTTCTCGACGGTGCCGCCGGAGACGACGGCTCGCTGGCTGTTCCAGCTCAGGGTGCTCCAGCGGCGTCTCTCGGCGGAGACGCAGATCCTGTTTCTCTCGCCGCTGTGTGATTACGTCTCCGCGGAGATCGCTCGCCGCCTCGACGCGCGCGGACACGCGGTGACGGTCATCAGTCCCGACCCGACCGCCGAGCGGACGACCAGCCAGCAACTGGCCCGCGTCGCCCGCCGGATCAGACAGTTCGACCTCCAGCGGGCCGGGATCCCCGTTATCGACTGGCGGGCCGACGAAACGATCGACGAGGCGTTCACGCGGGCCAACGCGGGTGATCGACGGTGA
- the priS gene encoding DNA primase small subunit PriS produces MEERTRAYLRGRFRDHYRRTEITPPPAANEREWGFIPWTEGPGTTMVRHRSLLELGDLESFLERKRPRHVYFSAGRYRDPGAGSMSEKDWRCSDLIFDLDADHLPRVTLGEDSYAEMLATCKGALLRLLDFLEDDFAFEDLEVVFSGGRGYHVHVRDESILELDREHRREIVDYVRGIGLEYEQLIEEETVAGLGRKTPTQRRTLRTEGGWGARTHRELMAFLDELLELDDEEAVERLKAFDGIGEGKATATLNAARNNRAEIEAGNVTVHTAVSQLAERFAARAVESDNAPIDEPVTTDTNRLIRLPGSLHGGSALETKRIPRDEIDAFDPLVDAVPETFTGHEIAVDVTAGGTVEVGGTAREVSSGVQRLPEHVAMFLMARGRAEKEKE; encoded by the coding sequence ATGGAGGAGCGAACGAGGGCGTACCTTCGCGGCCGGTTTCGCGACCACTACCGTCGGACGGAGATCACCCCGCCACCCGCGGCGAACGAGCGCGAGTGGGGGTTCATCCCGTGGACGGAGGGTCCCGGCACGACCATGGTTCGTCACCGCTCGCTGCTCGAACTGGGCGACCTCGAGTCGTTCCTCGAGCGAAAACGGCCGCGTCACGTCTACTTCTCCGCGGGCCGGTACCGCGACCCCGGCGCGGGGTCGATGAGCGAGAAGGACTGGCGCTGCTCGGACCTGATCTTCGACCTCGACGCCGACCACCTCCCGCGGGTCACGCTGGGCGAGGACTCCTACGCCGAGATGCTCGCGACCTGCAAGGGCGCGCTCCTGCGGCTGCTCGACTTCCTCGAGGACGACTTTGCCTTCGAGGACCTCGAGGTCGTCTTCTCCGGCGGCCGGGGCTACCACGTCCACGTCCGCGACGAGTCGATTCTCGAACTGGATCGCGAACACCGCCGGGAGATCGTCGACTACGTTCGCGGCATCGGCCTCGAGTACGAGCAGCTGATCGAGGAGGAGACGGTCGCCGGCCTCGGGCGGAAGACGCCGACTCAGCGGCGCACCCTGCGGACGGAAGGGGGGTGGGGCGCCCGTACCCACCGCGAGCTGATGGCGTTTCTGGACGAGCTGCTCGAACTGGACGACGAGGAGGCCGTCGAGCGCCTCAAGGCGTTCGACGGCATCGGCGAGGGGAAGGCGACGGCGACGTTGAACGCCGCGCGAAACAACCGCGCGGAGATCGAAGCGGGCAACGTGACCGTCCACACTGCAGTCTCGCAGCTCGCAGAGCGGTTCGCCGCCCGCGCCGTCGAGTCGGACAACGCGCCGATCGACGAACCGGTGACCACCGACACGAACCGCCTCATCCGCCTGCCGGGAAGCCTCCACGGTGGCAGCGCCCTCGAGACGAAACGCATTCCTCGAGACGAGATCGACGCGTTCGACCCGTTGGTCGACGCCGTTCCCGAGACGTTCACCGGCCACGAGATCGCAGTCGACGTCACCGCCGGCGGAACGGTCGAGGTCGGCGGCACCGCTCGCGAGGTTTCATCGGGCGTCCAGCGGCTGCCCGAGCACGTCGCCATGTTCCTCATGGCCCGCGGACGGGCCGAGAAGGAAAAGGAGTGA
- the bcp gene encoding thioredoxin-dependent thiol peroxidase — translation MLTVGEEAPEFELQNQHGETVRRSDFEGQRLVVYFYPRANTEGCTIEACAFEDHRPDFEAENAAIVGISDDPVEDLAAFAEEYDLEFDLLADENGEVSTLYESYGEKQMFGNTFDGVFRNTYVVGPDGAVEAVYEGVSPEGHAEKVLEELATGGDA, via the coding sequence ATGCTCACTGTCGGTGAGGAGGCACCCGAGTTCGAACTGCAGAACCAACACGGCGAGACGGTTCGCCGCTCCGACTTCGAGGGCCAGCGCCTCGTCGTCTACTTCTACCCGCGGGCGAACACCGAGGGCTGTACGATCGAGGCCTGCGCGTTCGAGGACCACCGGCCGGATTTCGAGGCCGAGAACGCGGCGATCGTCGGAATCAGCGACGACCCGGTCGAGGACCTCGCGGCGTTCGCCGAGGAGTACGACCTCGAGTTCGACCTGCTCGCAGACGAGAACGGCGAGGTGTCGACGCTGTACGAGTCCTACGGCGAGAAGCAGATGTTCGGCAACACCTTCGACGGCGTCTTCCGCAACACGTACGTCGTCGGACCGGACGGCGCGGTCGAGGCAGTGTACGAGGGCGTTTCGCCGGAGGGACACGCCGAAAAGGTGCTGGAGGAACTCGCGACCGGCGGGGACGCGTAG
- a CDS encoding helix-turn-helix domain-containing protein: MSTIAELTIPADEFALSQTLDETDGLEVEIERVVAYDPDQVMPYIWFTGESDRLQTLDDALADDPSVEAAELLTDLDDERLYRMNWIDDVTVMIHLLTEEKATILKARGEDNRWRLRILFPERESLARTYDFASDNGLSINVEKIHQLDDDRHGRHGLTDAQHETLVTALDRGYYEIPRAADMEALSDELGISHQALSERLRRAHRSLVEDAVAIGTEETPESDGST; the protein is encoded by the coding sequence ATGAGCACGATCGCCGAACTCACGATTCCTGCCGACGAGTTCGCCCTCTCGCAGACCCTCGACGAGACCGACGGCCTCGAGGTCGAAATCGAACGGGTCGTCGCCTACGATCCGGACCAGGTGATGCCGTACATCTGGTTCACCGGCGAGTCGGATCGGCTACAAACGCTCGACGACGCGCTCGCAGACGACCCGAGCGTCGAGGCGGCCGAACTCCTCACGGATCTCGACGACGAGCGACTCTACCGGATGAACTGGATCGACGACGTCACCGTCATGATCCACCTTCTGACCGAGGAGAAGGCGACGATTCTCAAAGCTCGCGGGGAGGACAACCGGTGGCGGCTGCGAATCCTGTTTCCCGAGCGGGAGTCCCTCGCCCGAACCTACGACTTCGCGAGCGACAACGGGCTCTCGATCAACGTCGAGAAGATCCACCAGCTCGACGACGACCGCCACGGTCGCCACGGGCTGACCGACGCCCAACACGAGACGCTCGTCACCGCCCTCGACCGCGGCTACTACGAGATCCCCCGGGCGGCGGATATGGAGGCGCTCTCTGACGAACTCGGCATCTCTCACCAGGCGCTCTCCGAGCGCCTTCGACGCGCCCACCGCTCGCTCGTCGAGGACGCCGTCGCGATCGGGACCGAGGAGACGCCCGAGTCGGACGGGTCGACCTGA
- a CDS encoding DUF7344 domain-containing protein produces MTGNDTFAVIADEHRRSVLQYLYTVDGGEATIDELVEYAAAAGSPSKNARLKILYHHSTLPRLDDAGYVEYDPRNRIVRRRKRPALNGVLDAIAEVQTAP; encoded by the coding sequence ATGACCGGAAACGATACGTTCGCCGTCATAGCCGACGAACACCGCCGATCGGTTCTCCAGTATCTCTACACCGTCGACGGCGGCGAGGCGACGATCGACGAACTGGTCGAGTACGCGGCCGCCGCCGGATCGCCCTCGAAGAACGCGCGGCTGAAGATACTGTATCACCACTCGACGCTCCCCCGACTCGACGACGCCGGGTACGTCGAATACGATCCCCGCAACCGGATCGTCAGGCGACGGAAGCGTCCGGCGCTGAACGGTGTGCTGGACGCGATCGCGGAGGTGCAGACGGCACCGTAG
- the moaA gene encoding GTP 3',8-cyclase MoaA yields MLTDDFGRGVTGVRVSLTDRCNFDCVYCHNEGLGDTRGPMAPQDDEMSADDVVRFLEVAAEFDVDAVKFTGGEPMLRQDLEEIIERTPDSMETSLTTNGTFLPGRAEALVDAGLSRVNVSQDALDREAFAEITKSGGYDAVMEGVEAALEAGLDPVKLNMVVFEHTAGYVPEMVDHVAANDGLQLQLIEYMPELTGKPEWNVEIERVHGWLAEQADEIEHREMHDRKRYWIDGGMVEIVDPVENPTFCANCHRVRVTHQGYLKGCLNRNDDLRSMGEMTKTEIREAFREVVANRVPYYGEYMVRNEHGEWEFNEEYIGV; encoded by the coding sequence ATGCTCACCGACGACTTCGGGCGCGGGGTGACGGGGGTTCGCGTTTCGCTCACCGATCGGTGTAACTTCGACTGCGTCTACTGTCACAACGAGGGCCTCGGGGACACGCGCGGGCCGATGGCGCCCCAGGACGACGAGATGAGCGCCGACGACGTCGTTCGCTTTCTCGAGGTCGCCGCCGAGTTCGACGTCGACGCGGTGAAGTTCACCGGCGGCGAGCCGATGCTCCGGCAGGATCTCGAGGAGATCATCGAGCGCACGCCTGACTCGATGGAAACGTCGCTGACGACCAACGGCACCTTCCTGCCGGGTCGTGCCGAGGCGCTCGTCGACGCCGGCCTCTCGCGGGTCAACGTCTCCCAGGACGCCCTCGACCGGGAGGCGTTCGCCGAGATCACCAAAAGCGGCGGCTACGACGCGGTGATGGAGGGCGTCGAGGCGGCCCTCGAGGCCGGGCTCGACCCCGTCAAGCTCAACATGGTCGTCTTCGAGCACACGGCGGGCTACGTCCCGGAGATGGTCGACCACGTCGCCGCGAACGACGGCCTTCAGCTCCAGCTGATCGAGTACATGCCCGAACTGACCGGAAAGCCCGAGTGGAACGTCGAGATCGAGCGCGTCCACGGCTGGCTCGCCGAGCAGGCCGACGAGATCGAACACCGGGAGATGCACGACCGCAAGCGCTACTGGATCGACGGTGGGATGGTCGAGATCGTCGATCCCGTCGAGAACCCCACCTTCTGTGCGAACTGCCACCGCGTCCGGGTCACCCACCAGGGCTACCTCAAGGGCTGTCTCAACCGCAACGACGACCTCCGCTCGATGGGCGAGATGACCAAAACCGAGATCCGTGAGGCGTTCCGCGAGGTCGTCGCGAACAGAGTTCCGTACTACGGCGAGTACATGGTCCGAAACGAGCACGGGGAGTGGGAGTTCAACGAGGAGTACATCGGCGTCTGA